GCCAGGTCCGAGCCGCCTTCCAGTGTATCGGTAATACGCTGGCGGAATTTTTCCATACGCGAGGCGTTTACCGCCTTGGCGGTGGGCAGTTCCAGACGTTCGATGGGCTTCTTGGTAGCCTTCTCGATCACGCGCAGCATGCGGCGCTCGCGCGGTGCCACAAACAGGATGGCATCACCCTCGCGACCGGCACGGCCGGTACGGCCGATGCGGTGGATATAGGCTTCGGTGTCGTAAGGAATGTCGTAGTTGATCACGTGGCTGATGCGCTTCACATCCAGACCACGCGCTGCCACGTCGGTGGCGACCACGATATCGAGCTTGCCTTTCTTCAGCTTGTCGATCACCTGCTCGCGCAGGTTCTGCGCCATATCGCCGTTCAGGGCAGAGCTGGCAAAACCGCGCGCAGCGAGCTTGTCGGCAATCTCTACAGTGGCGTTCTTGGTCCGCACAAAAATGATGGTGCCATCCACCGGCTCGGCTTCGAGAATCCGGGTCAGCGCATCCATCTTGTGCAGGCCACCCACCGGCCAATAGCGCTGGCGGATGGTCTCAGCGGTCTCGGTCTTGACCTTGATCTTTACTTCCACCGGGTTGCGCAGATGCTCACGAGCAATGGTCGCGACTTCTCTGGGCATGGTGGCCGAGAACAGTGCGATCTGACGCTGATCAGGGATTTGCTCCAGCACCCACTTCACGTCGTCGATAAAGCCCATGCGCAACATTTCGTCGGCTTCATCCAGCACCAGCATTTTCAGGCCGGACAGGTCCAGAGTGCCCTTGCGCATGTGGTCCATGACGCGGCCGGGGGTGCCCACAACCAGCTGCACACCGCGCTTCAGTTGCTGGATCTGGCCGCGGTAGTCGGCGCCACCGTAAATAGGCGCAACATGGAAACCTTTCAGGTTGGACGCGTAGGACTGGCACGCCTCGGCTACCTGGATGGCAAGTTCGCGGGTGGGCGCCAGTACCAGTGCCTGGGGGCGCTTGCTTTTCAGGTCAAGGCTCGCCAGCAGCGGCAGTGCAAAGGCGGCAGTTTTACCGGTGCCGGTCTGGGCCTGGCCCAGCACGTCGCGGCCCTGCAGCAGTGACGGAATAGTCTGTGCCTGAATAGGGGATGGGGTTTCGTAACCCAGTTTGGAAACAGCTTCGAGAATTTGTGTCGGCAGGCCCAGCTGGTCAAAACCAGCAGGTGCAGAATGGTCGGTCATATAGAGTTCACTTGAATGTACATAGGAGCCGAGTCGGCGCGAATCCCAATGGGATAACCATAGCGCACGACTGAGGATTGCTGGGCAAGGCGAAGAAGCCCATTAATAGCACCGGCTATTTCAAGCTTATTCAACTCAGAGACAGGGGCCTGTGGCGAGGAGGTCTGTTACCCATTTTGACAATTGTCCCTGTTGGCACCTTACTCGGGCTTAACGCCAGGTACGGGCCAGGACAAGAGGCTGCGCAGTCTACCAGTTTGGCGGAGAACTGCCAGTTTATTTTTTGATCGGTTAGGTTTGCCGGGGAGCCTGGAAGCAGGCTCCCCGAGCGGAGCGAGGCTCACGCGGCCAGGTATTCTTCCTCTTCGGCCACCGGTGTAAGCGGGCGCTCGATACCGGATGCCAGTGCAGGCGCCATACGCAACCATGCCTGTTCGATGGCATGGTCCATGTTTCGGAAAAAGCTGCCATCCAGCTGGCTGCGCTCATAAAGATAGGTGCGGAACTGGCGGAAAAATTCCACATCCACCGGCTGCGTCGCCTGCCAGAACTCGCTGAGCGTGCCCTGGTGGGTGAGCCCCGGCTGATCGTAGAGCGCCCGGCCGAGGGTGATGGTTGGCACCTTGTGCAGCAGCGCGGAAATTCCCACGGTGCTGTTGATGGTGATCAGCCCCTTCGCGTGCTTGAGCAGGGTCGGCAGGTGCAGATCGTGGCAATACACCACTCTGCCACTCACCCCGTGCTGCCGCGCAAGCCGGTTGATCCACTTGCCGTAATGACAGAAACCGCGGTCCATGGGGTGATGCTTGATGACCAGCAATTCGTGCTCCGCCGCACCCTGTGCGAACGAGCGAATGACTTCGGTAATGGAGTCTTCGATGCTGTCGTAATCGGAGTGCTCGCGGATCTGGAAATCGTCCTGGGTCTGCAGCGCATACAGGTAGAACTCCCTGCTGTGGCGCTTGACCAGTGCACTCAGGTATCGGCGCTGAGTGAGCTTATACAGGCCCTTGCGGTAGAAGCTTGTTAACCAGCAGGCACCCTCCTGCACCCAGTTACGCGACCGGTGATGGCGGTACCCGCAGAACTGCTGGCGAAAGATTCTGGAGGTAATGTAGTAAGCGATGGCAAACCAGGCCCGTTGCCAGAAGGTCTGGCCGATATGCACCGTGTTGCTGCGGTTGTGCGGGCGGTAGCTTTCCACCGCCGTGGGGCGCCAGTCGATTTCAGAAAAGCCGTTCACGCCCCCCTGCTCCAGGGTAACGAAATCCGGCCTTAAATAGCCTTCTTCAAAGGCCCAGAAGGAAACGCCCAGCTCATCGCAAATGGTGCGGGCCTGGCGGTGGTAGTAACGGCAGTCACCATAGACAACCACGGCGCGGATATCGTGCTGGCGCACATAGCCGGCAAAATACTCCGGCCAGGCCGCCTGGCCTCCGCAATAGTCCACCTGGTGATCGGCCCAGCCAAACAGGCGGTCGCCACCGTTGAAATTGATTTTATGTGTTGCGAGACCTTGCGCGGAAAAATACCGGGCGCAACGCGCAAAGAAAGGACCATGCGGCCCCTGCAAGAATACAACCCCTGACACTCATCCCCACTTAGCCCCACGGCGAAATATCGCCGCCCCCCGGGGCACTAAAAACGACACAGGTGCGGGCAACCCCCGCACAAATAGCACAACCATCCGGCCAAATTCGGCCAAAAACCAAGCAAAACACGTCAGAAAATTCCAAAACGACGCACTCTTGGCGCAAAACTATACCCGTTTATTTGACGTATGTCTCGTTCTGGAGACCATACCAAGGAACTAGAGGGAGGTTTTGCCGCCAATCGTTTCCCTGCCGCGTGTCGGGTCCGCACACCGGCCCCGCTTGCACCGCTACGCCAAGGCTCAGCAATAAAGCAGTGCAATTCACGCGCCAAATTGTTGAGCGGGGCTATCGAAAAGAGACATCGAAAAGGGATATCGACGAGAGCGCAGATCAGAGGCGGAGTATGACAGGTGAGTATGTCTATTTTTTGAAAAACCGGTTGCGCACCATGCGGTAGAGCGCTCGTGGCCAGGCAGGTTGTGCGGTCCCTTCCCGCTGCGACGCCAGAATCTGCACCGCAGTCTCCACATCCACAATCTGCCCACTGCGGGGATCCACATAGGTTGGGTACACAATCAGCGTCGCCGCCACCAGCTCATCCAGGCTGCGTTTGCGGCCGCGCGCGCGTCGGCAACGGCGCACGGTCGCCAGCTCCGCAAGAGCCTCCGGCGCACCCTCATCGCCACCGCTGAGCAGCCGATCTTCACTCAGCCCCCAGCCTGCGTAAAACGGCAGGCCGTAAGTGACCACCTTGATGTTACGCAGCAGTGCTTCGAACCCGCTCAGGGAACACAGGGTGTGCAGCTCATCCACCTGTGCAAGCAACGCCGGCATGGGAATGTCGGTAACCAGCTGATCGTAGAGATCACCGGCATCGCCAGCCAACTCCCCCACGCGGCCACCGGCGAGCACATCCGGATGCGGCTTATATATGATATGCGCATCCGGATTTGCCCGGCGCACCTGTTCCAGTAACTGCCGGTTACTCTTGAGCCAGGGCGACCCATGGGCGATGGATGCATCGCTCTCCACCTGTCCGGGTACCAGAATCGTGGTACACCCTTCGGGCAGGGTCACCGCAGGCGCCTGCTCACCCACGTTGTATTTACTCAACTGGCGGGCAACCAGCAATTCGCGGAGCGCCGCCGCGCGGGCACACAACGCGGGAGACAGATCCGCATTCTTGAGAATCGATTCCAGCTCAGACGGACGCGAGGCATCGTAATAGATGCCCTGGCTATCCAACACCAGCGAGAGCGGGCGCACCAGGTCCGAGCCCAACCCCACCGAGCGCAAGAAGCCATCTTCCAGCCGCCACAGCGGCAACCGCGCGTTTTTACACGCGGATACCACCGGCGCCCGCAGGCTGCTGGCCCAGGCCACCACCTGTGTTCCCTTCGCTGCACCCGCAATGGACTCGGGCGCACTGGCAAACTGCATCTGTGCAGGCCGCGCCAGAAAATCGGGCACAAACCCCCGCTTCCAGGCAGAAAAACCCAGCCCCAGCCAGGGGCCCGCCAGCTTCTGATGGCGCTGCTTCTGCTCCGCAATCAGGCGAATAGTATCTTCCAGTTCACACCGTTGACCGGTGTAGGGATTGATGTAGCGGCAGTAGCGCAAATACGCCGCGGCGAACACTTGCTCCAGTGATCGGTTTTGCCCGCGCCGCGCGCACGCCTGCACATCTTGGGTCAGGCCCCAGCCGGCATAAAACGGCACACCAAAACAGTGCACCGGCTTGCCCGCCAACAGTGCATCAAACCCAAACTGGCTGGTAACCACGTACACCTTGTCGACTGCGTCGAGCAGCGCCCAGGGCGCAATATCTTCCGACCACAGGCGACAGTTGTGCGCCCGCGCCGCGTCCAGCAAGTAGCCGCGCTTTTTTCCGACAATCACGTCCGGGTGTACCTTCACCACCACTTCCGCGTCGGGATTGTCGGCCACGGCCGCTTCCAGCATGCGCGTGAAGCTCGACGCGTCCGCCGCGCCGCAAGTGATCGCCGCATCGCCGAACGTCTGATCGACCACCAGCACCCGAGGCCGATCATCTGGCCAGACGACAGGCCTGTCCGGCGCCGCGTTGTATTTCGACAACCGGTGCTGTCGCAGGAGCGCCATACCGGCACAGGCACGGGCGAGCTCGGACTCGGAAAAGTCTGCGCCCCGAATCAGGTTTTCGAGATCGCTCGAGGCACTGGCATCGTAGTAAATCCCGGTGTAATCCACGATCAGACTGTGCAAAGGGGCACCCTGCACCCCAAGCCCAAGTGACCGCAGGAAACCATCTTCCAGACTGACGAACGGCAAGCCACGCTCGGCGGCGATTTTGCGCGCGCGGGCAGCGGTGGGCTTGCGGCCCCAACCGGCAATGTGCGTGGTGCGCTGGGCTGGGTGCAGCGCAAACCAGTAACTGGGCGCTTCCAGCAAGGCATCGAGGTGGGGAATCCGCTTCAGGCCGCGAGAACAATAGCCAATCAAAGACACGCGCGGGCCTCGCTCAGCATCTGCGCGCGCAAGGGTGCGTCTGCCGCCAGCTGCAAAATACTCTCGACCCACACACTCTGCTCCATTGGCAGAAGTAAGCCGTTTTCACGGTGCCGAACAACCGCTCCGTACACCGGCCCCGCCGCGTAAATACCCACCGCACCAGCCAGGGTGACATCGAGAAACTTGGTGTGGGCACGGGCACGGTTGAACGGACTGTCCAATAGCGGCGCCAGGCCGATCGCCCGCCCCGGGCGCTGCAGCAGCGACTGGTACGTGCCCCACTTCATCGGGTGCAGCACATGCACCCGTGGCAAACCTTTAAACAGGCGGTTTACGCGGCGGTCACCGATCACCTCGAATACGATGCGCTCGTTCGCCTCCAGCACCCGCTCAATCACCGGGCGCAGCCATTGCAGATCCGCGCCGTGAGAGGCAGAGCCGTGGTAGAACAGGGTGATCGGCGCAGACTCAGCGCTTTGCACATCTTCGCGCTCCAGCAAGGGCACCAGCGCCGCCGGCACCTGCGGTGCCAAAAGCTGCGGCTGCCACTGGGCATAACGCGCCTGCAGGTATGGGGTCGACACCAGCAGCTGCGCATCCACAGAGCGCAACCAGGACCGATGCCGCCAGCTCAAGCGCAGCAACTTCCACTGGTAGCGCAGCGGCATACGCGCAAAGGCTGGCCAGCTGAACAGGTCGTCGTCCATAAAGAAATTCAGCTGCCGGATGACGCCGCAATGCCGCTCGATCAGCAACCGCCAATTGCGGGGTACATAACGCACAAATGTTACGGTAGCGCCGTCGAGCAGGTCGGCGGATGGTAATTGGGCAAAGGTAAACCGCACAACATCAGCACCCGCTTCAATCAAAAACGGAAGTACGAAGTAGTCCGAAGACGGGTTTGCCCCCTCTTCAACCACAATGTGTTTAATATTCTCGCGCTGCTTCACTTGGCGATACCCAAAATACTTTTGCTCCAAACCCGCTTAAAACGGAAACACCAGTGGCAACATAATTAACACCGTGGCGGAATAGGCAATGGTCAGGGGAAGCCCGGCACGCACAAAATCCCGCAGGTGGTAGCCGCCCAGGTTCTGCACCATCAGGTTGGTCTGGTAGCCAAACGGGGTCAGGAAGCTGGCACTGGCTCCATAGGCCACCGCCATCACAAACGGCATCCAGCTTACGCCAAAGCTCTCCGCCAGGCTCCAGGCCAGGGGAAAGGCCAGTGCCGCGGCGGCGTTATTGGTCATCAGCTCGGTCAGTGCCAGGGTCAAAAAGAACACGCCGATCAGTGCCAGGTAAGGGCCACCCCCTTGCACCAGCTCGCGCAACCCCTCCGCCAGCGCCGTTGCCAGGCCGCTGCTGGAAAAGGCCTCGGCCAATACCAGCGCGCTGGCGATAATCAGCCAGATCTGGAACGGGAAGCGGCGCTGCAGCTCGGTGGTACTGACAATACCCAGAGCGATCATCCCGCCCAATAACAGCACCAGCCCCTTCAGCAGCGAGAAATACCCCATAGCGGCACCAGCCACCATGCCGATAAACCCAAGCCCCAGCAACCAGCTGTCGCGACGGGAGAGCTGCCGCTGCACCGCATTGCCGCTGACCACATAAAAATTCTTGTCGATATTGCGGTGATGCTTGAAGTCCGGCCCCACTGCCAGCAACAGTGCATCTCCCGCCTGCAACCGTTTTTCCCCCAGTTTGCCTGACAGCCGGTCACCATCGCGACGCATAGCCACCACGGCCGCATCAAAGCGGGTGCGGAACTGGCAGCTTTTCAGAGTCTCCCCAAGGATGCTCGAGCTAGGCGCCAGTACCACCTCGATCATATCCAGCTCCAGCCGCTCGTCTTCCAACGCAAACTGGTGCAAACCCGGTATAACCTGCAGCCGGGCAATGTCA
This Microbulbifer sp. Q7 DNA region includes the following protein-coding sequences:
- a CDS encoding DEAD/DEAH box helicase encodes the protein MTDHSAPAGFDQLGLPTQILEAVSKLGYETPSPIQAQTIPSLLQGRDVLGQAQTGTGKTAAFALPLLASLDLKSKRPQALVLAPTRELAIQVAEACQSYASNLKGFHVAPIYGGADYRGQIQQLKRGVQLVVGTPGRVMDHMRKGTLDLSGLKMLVLDEADEMLRMGFIDDVKWVLEQIPDQRQIALFSATMPREVATIAREHLRNPVEVKIKVKTETAETIRQRYWPVGGLHKMDALTRILEAEPVDGTIIFVRTKNATVEIADKLAARGFASSALNGDMAQNLREQVIDKLKKGKLDIVVATDVAARGLDVKRISHVINYDIPYDTEAYIHRIGRTGRAGREGDAILFVAPRERRMLRVIEKATKKPIERLELPTAKAVNASRMEKFRQRITDTLEGGSDLAPFRDLVEQYLSANDVDPLNVAAALAAMSQGDQPLLLDEREPKQRDFNDRNERSDRRDRDFGDRDDRKRSKRERKPFDKEKHVGPPDEGKERFRIEVGRDHGVRPGSVVGAIANEVDLDSSYIGRIEIYPDYTTVDLPEGMPKEIFNHLKKVRVNGRPMNIAKFTEQAGSSAGDKPPLAAKKRKPAGKPKKPRD
- a CDS encoding capsule biosynthesis protein, which produces MSGVVFLQGPHGPFFARCARYFSAQGLATHKINFNGGDRLFGWADHQVDYCGGQAAWPEYFAGYVRQHDIRAVVVYGDCRYYHRQARTICDELGVSFWAFEEGYLRPDFVTLEQGGVNGFSEIDWRPTAVESYRPHNRSNTVHIGQTFWQRAWFAIAYYITSRIFRQQFCGYRHHRSRNWVQEGACWLTSFYRKGLYKLTQRRYLSALVKRHSREFYLYALQTQDDFQIREHSDYDSIEDSITEVIRSFAQGAAEHELLVIKHHPMDRGFCHYGKWINRLARQHGVSGRVVYCHDLHLPTLLKHAKGLITINSTVGISALLHKVPTITLGRALYDQPGLTHQGTLSEFWQATQPVDVEFFRQFRTYLYERSQLDGSFFRNMDHAIEQAWLRMAPALASGIERPLTPVAEEEEYLAA
- a CDS encoding capsular polysaccharide biosynthesis protein; its protein translation is MSLIGYCSRGLKRIPHLDALLEAPSYWFALHPAQRTTHIAGWGRKPTAARARKIAAERGLPFVSLEDGFLRSLGLGVQGAPLHSLIVDYTGIYYDASASSDLENLIRGADFSESELARACAGMALLRQHRLSKYNAAPDRPVVWPDDRPRVLVVDQTFGDAAITCGAADASSFTRMLEAAVADNPDAEVVVKVHPDVIVGKKRGYLLDAARAHNCRLWSEDIAPWALLDAVDKVYVVTSQFGFDALLAGKPVHCFGVPFYAGWGLTQDVQACARRGQNRSLEQVFAAAYLRYCRYINPYTGQRCELEDTIRLIAEQKQRHQKLAGPWLGLGFSAWKRGFVPDFLARPAQMQFASAPESIAGAAKGTQVVAWASSLRAPVVSACKNARLPLWRLEDGFLRSVGLGSDLVRPLSLVLDSQGIYYDASRPSELESILKNADLSPALCARAAALRELLVARQLSKYNVGEQAPAVTLPEGCTTILVPGQVESDASIAHGSPWLKSNRQLLEQVRRANPDAHIIYKPHPDVLAGGRVGELAGDAGDLYDQLVTDIPMPALLAQVDELHTLCSLSGFEALLRNIKVVTYGLPFYAGWGLSEDRLLSGGDEGAPEALAELATVRRCRRARGRKRSLDELVAATLIVYPTYVDPRSGQIVDVETAVQILASQREGTAQPAWPRALYRMVRNRFFKK
- a CDS encoding glycosyltransferase family 1 protein, with translation MKQRENIKHIVVEEGANPSSDYFVLPFLIEAGADVVRFTFAQLPSADLLDGATVTFVRYVPRNWRLLIERHCGVIRQLNFFMDDDLFSWPAFARMPLRYQWKLLRLSWRHRSWLRSVDAQLLVSTPYLQARYAQWQPQLLAPQVPAALVPLLEREDVQSAESAPITLFYHGSASHGADLQWLRPVIERVLEANERIVFEVIGDRRVNRLFKGLPRVHVLHPMKWGTYQSLLQRPGRAIGLAPLLDSPFNRARAHTKFLDVTLAGAVGIYAAGPVYGAVVRHRENGLLLPMEQSVWVESILQLAADAPLRAQMLSEARACL
- a CDS encoding SLC13 family permease, translating into MTLSQSAVAVIFVALIALLVFTRFRPSLVFASGAAVCFLTGLVPAEAVLQKAVNPGLVTLVALILASIGLEKASWLRLVSDRLINGSLPGSLVRLTGATALSSAFLNNTAVVAALASSVKKQRRYPAGKLLIPLSYAAILGGTLTLIGTSTNLIVNSFVLDRGEPGLDFFVFLPVGLAVLGVGLVVLILCNRLLPDGRGVQEAVTEYLLEAEVEQDSPLDGKTVEQNGLRQLETLYLVEIIRGKRAISPVAPTEIVKSGDKLIFSGDVRDIARLQVIPGLHQFALEDERLELDMIEVVLAPSSSILGETLKSCQFRTRFDAAVVAMRRDGDRLSGKLGEKRLQAGDALLLAVGPDFKHHRNIDKNFYVVSGNAVQRQLSRRDSWLLGLGFIGMVAGAAMGYFSLLKGLVLLLGGMIALGIVSTTELQRRFPFQIWLIIASALVLAEAFSSSGLATALAEGLRELVQGGGPYLALIGVFFLTLALTELMTNNAAAALAFPLAWSLAESFGVSWMPFVMAVAYGASASFLTPFGYQTNLMVQNLGGYHLRDFVRAGLPLTIAYSATVLIMLPLVFPF